In a genomic window of Streptomyces sp. NBC_01231:
- a CDS encoding serine hydroxymethyltransferase, whose amino-acid sequence MSVTHAPETVDVLRRQDPELAEILLGEADRQATTLQLVAAENFTSPAVLAALGSPLANKYAEGYPGARHHGGCEIVDVAERIAVERAKALFGAEHANVQSHSGSSAVLAAYAALLRPGDTVLALGLPYGGHLTHGSPANFSGRWFDFVGYGVDAETGLIEHEQVRTLARTHRPKAIVCGSIAYPRHIDYPFFREVADEVGAYLIADAAHPIGLVAGGAAPNPVPYADVVCATTHKVLRGPRGGMILCGADLAERVDRAVFPFTQGGAQMHTIAAKAVAFGEAATPAFTAYAHQVVANARVLAAGLAAEGLVVTTGGTDTHLVTADPAPLGVDGRSARGRLAAAGMVLDCCALPHADARGLRLGTAAVTTQGMGEREMVRIAALFGKVLRGETESQRVREEVRELVGGFPPYPG is encoded by the coding sequence ATGTCGGTCACCCATGCCCCAGAGACCGTCGACGTCCTGCGGCGGCAGGACCCCGAGCTGGCCGAGATCCTGCTCGGGGAAGCGGACCGGCAGGCGACGACGTTGCAGCTCGTCGCCGCCGAGAACTTCACCTCGCCGGCCGTGCTGGCCGCCCTCGGCTCACCCCTCGCGAACAAGTACGCGGAGGGATACCCGGGGGCCCGGCACCATGGCGGCTGCGAGATCGTGGACGTCGCCGAGCGGATCGCCGTGGAGCGGGCCAAGGCGCTGTTCGGGGCCGAGCACGCCAACGTGCAGTCGCATTCGGGTTCGTCGGCCGTGCTGGCCGCGTACGCCGCGCTGCTCAGGCCCGGTGACACCGTCCTCGCCCTCGGGCTGCCCTACGGCGGCCATCTCACGCACGGTTCGCCCGCCAACTTCTCCGGCCGCTGGTTCGACTTCGTCGGGTACGGGGTGGACGCGGAGACCGGGCTCATCGAACACGAGCAGGTACGCACGCTCGCCAGGACGCATCGGCCCAAGGCGATCGTGTGCGGGTCCATCGCCTATCCCCGGCACATCGACTACCCCTTCTTCCGCGAGGTCGCCGACGAGGTGGGCGCCTATCTGATCGCGGACGCCGCCCATCCCATCGGGCTCGTCGCCGGGGGAGCGGCGCCCAATCCGGTGCCGTACGCCGACGTGGTGTGCGCCACCACCCACAAGGTGCTGCGCGGTCCGCGCGGCGGCATGATCCTGTGCGGGGCCGACCTGGCCGAGCGGGTCGACCGGGCGGTGTTCCCGTTCACCCAGGGCGGTGCCCAGATGCACACCATCGCCGCCAAGGCCGTCGCGTTCGGCGAGGCGGCGACGCCGGCCTTCACGGCGTACGCCCACCAGGTGGTCGCCAACGCGCGGGTGCTCGCGGCGGGGCTGGCCGCCGAGGGGCTCGTGGTCACCACCGGGGGGACCGACACCCATCTGGTGACCGCCGACCCGGCGCCGCTGGGCGTCGACGGACGCTCCGCCCGCGGTCGTCTCGCCGCCGCCGGCATGGTGCTCGACTGCTGTGCGCTGCCGCACGCCGACGCCCGTGGACTGCGCCTGGGCACGGCCGCCGTGACCACGCAGGGAATGGGGGAGAGGGAGATGGTCCGGATCGCGGCGCTCTTCGGAAAGGTGCTCAGGGGCGAGACCGAGAGCCAGCGCGTTCGTGAAGAAGTGCGGGAGTTGGTCGGCGGATTTCCGCCCTATCCCGGCTGA
- the rpmE gene encoding 50S ribosomal protein L31, protein MKRDIHPEYVETQVSCTCGASFTTRSTISSGAIRADVCSECHPFYTGKQKILDTGGRVARFEARFGKAAGSKK, encoded by the coding sequence TTGAAGCGCGACATCCACCCCGAGTACGTCGAGACGCAGGTCAGCTGCACCTGTGGCGCGTCGTTCACCACCCGTAGCACGATCTCCAGCGGTGCCATCCGTGCCGACGTCTGCTCCGAGTGCCACCCGTTCTACACGGGCAAGCAGAAGATCCTCGACACCGGTGGCCGTGTGGCCCGCTTCGAGGCCCGCTTCGGCAAGGCCGCCGGCTCGAAGAAGTAG
- the prfA gene encoding peptide chain release factor 1, with translation MFEAVEELVAEHADLETKLADPSVHSDQANARKLNKRYAELTPIVATFRSWKQTGDDIETGREYAAVDPDFAAEVKELEKQREELTEKLRLLLVPRDPSDDKDVILEIKAGAGGDESALFAGDLLRMYLRYAERVGWKTEIIDATESELGGYKDVQVAVKTKGGQGATEPGQGVWARLKYEGGVHRVQRVPATESQGRIHTSAAGVLVTPEAEEVDVEINANDLRIDVYRSSGPGGQSVNTTDSAVRITHIPTGVVASCQNEKSQLQNKEQAMRILRSRLLAAAQEEAEREAADARRSQVRTVDRSEKIRTYNFPENRISDHRVGFKSYNLDQVLDGELDAVIQACVDADSAAKLAAA, from the coding sequence ATGTTCGAGGCCGTCGAGGAACTCGTCGCGGAGCACGCCGACCTGGAGACGAAGCTCGCCGACCCGTCGGTCCACTCCGACCAGGCCAACGCCCGCAAGCTGAACAAGCGTTACGCCGAGCTCACCCCGATCGTCGCCACGTTCCGCTCCTGGAAGCAGACCGGCGACGACATCGAGACCGGGCGCGAGTACGCGGCCGTCGACCCCGACTTCGCCGCCGAGGTCAAGGAGCTGGAGAAGCAGCGCGAGGAGCTGACGGAGAAGCTGCGCCTTCTCCTCGTTCCGCGTGACCCCAGCGACGACAAGGACGTCATCCTCGAGATCAAGGCGGGCGCGGGCGGCGACGAGTCCGCCCTGTTCGCCGGCGACCTGCTGCGGATGTACCTGCGCTACGCCGAGCGGGTCGGCTGGAAGACCGAGATCATCGACGCCACCGAGTCCGAGCTGGGCGGCTACAAGGACGTCCAGGTCGCCGTGAAGACCAAGGGCGGCCAGGGTGCCACCGAGCCCGGCCAGGGCGTCTGGGCCCGCCTGAAGTACGAGGGCGGGGTGCACCGCGTGCAGCGCGTGCCCGCGACCGAGTCCCAGGGCCGTATCCACACCTCCGCGGCCGGTGTCCTCGTCACGCCCGAGGCGGAGGAGGTCGACGTCGAGATCAACGCGAACGACCTCCGCATCGACGTCTACCGCTCCTCCGGGCCCGGCGGCCAGTCGGTCAACACGACCGACTCCGCGGTGCGTATCACGCACATTCCCACCGGAGTCGTCGCCTCCTGCCAGAACGAGAAGAGCCAGCTGCAGAACAAGGAGCAGGCGATGCGTATCCTGCGCTCCAGGCTGCTCGCAGCGGCGCAGGAGGAAGCGGAGCGGGAGGCCGCCGACGCCCGCCGCAGCCAGGTCCGCACCGTCGACCGCTCCGAGAAGATCCGCACGTACAACTTCCCGGAGAACCGCATCTCGGACCACCGCGTCGGCTTCAAGTCGTACAACCTGGACCAGGTCCTGGACGGCGAGCTCGACGCGGTGATCCAGGCCTGCGTCGACGCGGACTCGGCAGCGAAGCTGGCGGCCGCGTGA
- the prmC gene encoding peptide chain release factor N(5)-glutamine methyltransferase, with translation MLLAEVAQATQRLADAGVPSPRNDAEELAAFVHGVKRGELHSVKDSDFDARYWEVIARREQREPLQHITGRAFFRYLELQVGPGVFVPRPETESVVGWAIDAVRAMDVVEPLIVDLCTGSGAIALALAQEVPRSRVHAVELSEDALRWTRKNMEGSRVDLRQGNALDAFPDLDGQVDLVISNPPYIPLTEWEYVAPEARDYDPELALFSGEDGLHLIRGIERTAHRLLRPGGVVVIEHADTQGGQVPWIFTEERGWADAADHPDLNNRPRFATARRATP, from the coding sequence GTGCTGCTCGCTGAGGTAGCCCAGGCCACCCAGCGGCTGGCCGACGCCGGCGTGCCCTCGCCGCGCAACGACGCGGAGGAGCTCGCCGCGTTCGTGCACGGCGTGAAGCGGGGCGAGCTGCACTCCGTGAAGGACTCGGACTTCGACGCCCGCTACTGGGAGGTCATCGCCCGGCGCGAACAGCGCGAGCCGCTCCAGCACATCACCGGGCGGGCCTTCTTCCGGTACCTGGAACTCCAGGTCGGGCCGGGCGTGTTCGTCCCGCGTCCGGAGACCGAGTCGGTCGTCGGGTGGGCCATAGACGCCGTCCGCGCGATGGACGTCGTCGAGCCGCTGATCGTCGACCTGTGCACCGGCTCCGGCGCGATCGCGCTGGCCCTCGCCCAGGAGGTCCCGCGCTCCCGGGTGCACGCCGTGGAGCTGTCCGAGGACGCCCTGCGGTGGACGCGCAAGAACATGGAGGGGTCCAGGGTCGACCTGCGTCAGGGCAACGCCCTGGACGCGTTCCCGGACCTCGACGGCCAGGTCGACCTGGTCATCTCCAACCCGCCGTACATCCCGCTCACCGAATGGGAGTACGTCGCTCCCGAGGCGCGGGACTACGACCCCGAACTCGCCCTGTTCTCGGGGGAGGACGGCCTCCACCTGATCCGCGGCATCGAGCGCACCGCGCACCGGCTGCTGCGTCCCGGCGGCGTCGTCGTCATCGAGCACGCCGACACCCAGGGCGGCCAGGTGCCGTGGATCTTCACCGAGGAACGGGGCTGGGCCGACGCCGCCGACCACCCCGACCTCAACAACCGCCCGCGCTTCGCGACCGCCCGCCGGGCGACCCCTTGA
- a CDS encoding L-threonylcarbamoyladenylate synthase has translation MARRYDTNDATDRTTGLREAASAVRRGELVVLPTDTVYGIGADAFSSEAVHDLLEAKGRGRNMPTPVLIGSPNTLHGLVTDFSEMAWELVDAFWPGALTLVAKHQPSLQWDLGDTRGTVAVRMPLHPVAIELLTEFGPMAVSSANLTGHPAPEDCDAAQEMLGDSVSVYLDGGPTPGNVPSSIVDVTREVPLLLRAGALSAEELRKVVPDLEVAN, from the coding sequence ATGGCTCGGCGATACGACACCAATGACGCGACCGACCGCACGACCGGTCTGCGGGAAGCCGCGTCCGCCGTCCGCCGTGGCGAGCTCGTGGTGCTGCCGACCGACACGGTGTACGGCATCGGCGCCGACGCGTTCTCCTCGGAAGCGGTGCACGACCTGCTGGAGGCCAAGGGCCGCGGCCGCAACATGCCCACCCCTGTCCTCATCGGCTCCCCGAACACGCTGCACGGCCTGGTCACGGACTTCTCGGAGATGGCCTGGGAACTGGTCGACGCGTTCTGGCCGGGCGCGCTCACGCTGGTCGCCAAGCACCAGCCGTCCCTCCAGTGGGACCTCGGCGATACCCGTGGCACGGTCGCCGTCCGCATGCCGCTGCATCCGGTCGCCATCGAGCTGCTGACCGAGTTCGGCCCCATGGCGGTCTCCTCCGCGAACCTGACGGGCCACCCCGCGCCGGAGGACTGCGACGCCGCCCAGGAGATGCTCGGCGACTCCGTCTCCGTCTACCTGGACGGCGGCCCGACCCCGGGCAACGTGCCGTCCTCGATCGTCGACGTCACCCGCGAGGTTCCCCTGCTGCTGCGCGCGGGCGCGCTCTCCGCGGAGGAGCTCAGGAAGGTCGTACCCGACCTCGAGGTGGCGAATTGA
- a CDS encoding protein-tyrosine-phosphatase encodes MTAPDAGRGIWNGEETRTFTGLPRDSFRILHVSTGNVCRSPITERLTRHALADRLGDPLWGGLIVESAGTWGHEGAPMEANAEAVLADFGADASGFTGRELLDEHVIMADLVLTATRDHRAQVISMGHSAGLRTFTLKEFTRLVKAIDPATLPPLEDGMVARARALVRAAAALRGWLLAPTAEADEVYDPYGAPLPFFRSIGDEINQALDPVVTALTGVPART; translated from the coding sequence TTGACGGCCCCTGACGCGGGGCGTGGCATATGGAACGGGGAAGAGACGCGGACCTTCACAGGTCTTCCGCGTGACAGCTTCCGCATCCTCCACGTCAGCACCGGCAACGTGTGCCGCTCGCCGATCACCGAGCGGCTGACCCGTCATGCCCTGGCGGACCGGCTCGGCGACCCCCTGTGGGGCGGGCTGATCGTGGAGAGCGCGGGCACCTGGGGCCACGAGGGCGCGCCCATGGAGGCCAACGCCGAGGCCGTTCTCGCCGACTTCGGCGCCGACGCCTCCGGCTTCACCGGACGGGAACTGCTCGACGAGCACGTGATCATGGCCGACCTCGTCCTGACCGCGACCCGCGACCACCGCGCCCAGGTGATCTCCATGGGCCACTCGGCGGGCCTGCGCACCTTCACCCTGAAGGAGTTCACCCGCCTGGTGAAAGCCATAGACCCGGCGACCCTGCCGCCCCTGGAGGACGGCATGGTGGCCCGCGCCCGCGCCCTGGTCCGCGCGGCGGCGGCGCTCCGCGGGTGGCTGCTGGCCCCGACGGCGGAGGCGGACGAGGTCTACGACCCGTACGGAGCCCCGCTGCCGTTCTTCCGCTCGATCGGGGACGAGATAAACCAGGCGCTGGACCCGGTGGTGACGGCGCTGACAGGAGTGCCCGCGCGCACCTGA
- a CDS encoding LCP family protein, whose amino-acid sequence MSAESTPEPGIPGDAGTTGRHRAKGSRRKPRGKRKGVLVMAWTAAGIVVLGGTGAGYLYFKLNGNIKSVDIDSVLGTDRPTKVDNGSENILVLGSDTRSGSNKKLGGGTDDGSARSDTAMVVHVYEGHKKASVVSIPRDTVIERPECTDAKGVEHDAASGVMFNSAYSTGGAACAVKTVESLSGIRMDHYLEVDFSGFQKLIDELGGVEVTTTKAIKDPDSHLDLKAGRHELDGEQALGLVRTRHGVGDGSDLGRIQLQQAFIKALINQVKHVDLFGNPKSLYNLANTATKTVTTDSELGSVNSLMSFADGLKGISSSNMEMVTMPVQYDPADPNRVIVQKSKAKQVWTALENDRAIPKSATKGNAKGDAAGVVTSS is encoded by the coding sequence ATGTCCGCCGAGAGCACGCCGGAACCCGGCATACCGGGAGACGCCGGCACCACAGGCCGCCACCGAGCCAAGGGCAGCCGCCGCAAACCCCGTGGAAAACGCAAGGGTGTCCTGGTCATGGCCTGGACCGCGGCGGGCATCGTCGTACTGGGCGGCACCGGAGCCGGCTATCTGTACTTCAAGCTCAACGGCAACATCAAGAGCGTCGACATCGACTCCGTCCTCGGCACCGACCGCCCCACCAAGGTCGACAACGGCTCCGAGAACATCCTCGTCCTCGGCTCGGACACCCGCTCCGGCAGCAACAAGAAGCTCGGCGGCGGCACCGACGACGGCAGCGCCCGCTCCGACACCGCGATGGTCGTCCACGTCTACGAGGGCCACAAGAAGGCCAGCGTGGTCTCCATACCGCGCGACACCGTCATCGAGCGCCCCGAGTGCACCGACGCCAAGGGTGTCGAGCACGACGCGGCGTCCGGCGTGATGTTCAACTCCGCCTACTCCACCGGCGGTGCGGCCTGCGCGGTGAAGACCGTCGAGTCCCTCAGCGGCATCCGCATGGACCACTACCTGGAGGTCGACTTCAGCGGCTTCCAGAAGCTCATCGACGAGCTCGGCGGGGTCGAGGTCACCACCACCAAGGCCATCAAGGACCCCGACAGCCACCTCGACCTGAAGGCCGGCAGGCACGAGCTCGACGGTGAGCAGGCCCTCGGCCTGGTCCGCACCCGGCACGGCGTCGGCGACGGCTCCGACCTCGGCCGCATCCAGCTCCAGCAGGCCTTCATCAAGGCACTGATCAACCAGGTCAAGCACGTCGACCTGTTCGGCAACCCCAAGAGCCTGTACAACCTCGCCAACACCGCGACGAAGACCGTGACGACCGACTCCGAACTCGGCTCCGTCAACTCGCTCATGTCGTTCGCCGACGGCCTCAAGGGCATCAGCTCCTCGAACATGGAGATGGTCACGATGCCGGTGCAGTACGACCCGGCCGACCCGAACCGCGTGATCGTCCAGAAGAGCAAGGCCAAGCAGGTGTGGACGGCTCTGGAGAACGACCGGGCGATCCCGAAGTCGGCCACGAAGGGCAACGCCAAGGGTGACGCCGCCGGCGTGGTGACCTCGTCCTAG